A single genomic interval of Bdellovibrionota bacterium harbors:
- a CDS encoding pilus assembly protein TadG-related protein has product MAIFIALIFQVLFVFFAMIVNVGLIVHDKINLQNSVDIAAYYAAQRQAEMLNAIAHQNYQIRQAWKLLAWRIRVLGDLGYKEHPMQLDTGNLFQDVSAFDGGVSNGNGLIKSKWRPTVCVNHGIWGSIQNLCYNSKTVIPELPSVPTVNPFFPANFGIGAAVKRLKDIAKADCAATGPVNFELAIRWIKAYRNQVASSKRIIREYARSMSENPYEFRDIKKNSVRGGTLKVLKYNLTRANLKSLNESEDQFRFFNSLGTTGKSQDWLNEVPIYPLIYYTDLDGKGKVCRGEAKPITGRDQENRPVHDLGKDDVDDFFRNEPQQITDDYHSIFGFEKNPWMMAYVGVYAETKPRKPYLPFGDPIVLRAKAFAKPFGGRIGPWYYTTWPKGKNSSSGNQKVDNLAPLPLDPNTGLPEQSSSGVLELGIPNYSRFPGDPLGLVSKAALALFKESITSVVKSGDYLNPVFYSGTPANEDGLAMASETDSTNGEINKSIPSLGYKAPWIREIEVAAIAPDLFDATYYSVEVNAFGNYTKKGITGNYFNEETAPLDIGSYNIATIVNVAKQMEISRSLASKNPTMNFWMIKEPKHLLTAWAPSGAFSYDFPKESFGNCFDSPPSVPVPGMCARGGRVGYSVKIVSEEYLKSEKLPLGGAGVVGSLSNPPPANF; this is encoded by the coding sequence ATGGCAATTTTTATTGCGCTGATTTTCCAAGTGCTATTTGTTTTCTTTGCCATGATCGTCAACGTGGGTTTGATCGTTCATGATAAAATCAATCTGCAAAACTCGGTGGATATCGCAGCTTATTATGCAGCCCAACGCCAGGCCGAAATGCTCAACGCCATTGCCCATCAGAATTATCAAATCAGACAAGCGTGGAAACTTTTGGCCTGGAGAATTCGAGTTCTCGGGGATTTAGGATACAAAGAGCATCCGATGCAATTGGATACAGGAAATTTATTTCAAGATGTGTCCGCATTTGATGGCGGAGTTTCCAATGGAAACGGCTTAATAAAATCCAAATGGCGACCGACTGTCTGCGTGAATCATGGTATCTGGGGTAGCATTCAAAATTTATGTTATAACAGCAAAACTGTAATTCCAGAACTTCCTAGTGTCCCCACTGTTAACCCATTCTTCCCTGCCAATTTTGGCATAGGTGCCGCAGTTAAAAGGCTTAAAGACATTGCTAAGGCAGACTGTGCGGCAACGGGGCCAGTGAACTTTGAATTGGCAATCAGATGGATAAAAGCATATAGAAATCAAGTCGCAAGCTCCAAGCGCATCATTAGAGAATATGCGAGATCTATGTCTGAAAATCCTTATGAATTTCGAGATATTAAAAAGAACAGCGTAAGGGGCGGAACGCTTAAAGTTTTGAAATACAATTTGACGAGGGCAAATTTAAAATCTTTGAATGAATCTGAAGATCAATTTCGATTTTTCAACTCATTAGGAACTACAGGCAAGAGTCAGGATTGGCTCAATGAAGTACCGATTTATCCATTGATTTATTATACAGATCTTGATGGTAAAGGCAAGGTCTGTCGAGGTGAAGCGAAGCCCATCACGGGTCGAGATCAAGAAAATCGACCTGTGCATGATTTGGGTAAAGATGATGTCGATGATTTTTTTAGAAACGAACCTCAACAAATTACAGATGATTATCATTCTATTTTTGGATTCGAGAAAAATCCATGGATGATGGCCTACGTGGGTGTCTATGCAGAAACAAAACCGAGAAAACCTTATTTACCTTTTGGTGACCCCATCGTATTGAGGGCAAAAGCCTTTGCAAAACCCTTCGGCGGAAGAATCGGTCCTTGGTATTATACAACTTGGCCCAAAGGAAAAAATTCTTCTTCTGGAAATCAAAAGGTAGATAATCTTGCGCCTCTGCCTTTGGATCCCAATACGGGGCTTCCGGAGCAATCCTCCTCAGGCGTGCTGGAGTTGGGAATACCGAACTATTCAAGATTTCCGGGAGACCCTCTTGGCTTAGTGTCCAAGGCCGCTCTTGCTCTCTTTAAAGAATCGATTACCTCCGTGGTTAAGAGTGGTGATTATTTAAATCCAGTTTTTTATAGCGGAACTCCCGCAAACGAAGATGGACTAGCCATGGCATCAGAGACAGATTCCACAAATGGGGAAATTAATAAATCTATTCCTAGCCTTGGATACAAAGCTCCATGGATCCGAGAAATAGAAGTGGCCGCGATTGCGCCAGATCTTTTTGATGCTACTTATTATTCGGTGGAAGTGAATGCCTTTGGTAACTATACAAAAAAAGGAATAACGGGAAATTATTTTAATGAAGAGACTGCTCCCTTAGATATCGGTAGTTACAATATTGCGACGATTGTGAACGTAGCTAAGCAAATGGAAATTTCAAGATCACTTGCTTCAAAAAATCCCACCATGAATTTCTGGATGATTAAAGAACCAAAACATCTTTTGACGGCATGGGCACCATCGGGTGCATTTTCTTATGATTTTCCCAAAGAATCTTTTGGAAATTGTTTTGATAGCCCACCATCTGTTCCTGTACCCGGAATGTGCGCACGCGGGGGAAGAGTGGGCTATTCGGTAAAAATTGTTTCTGAAGAATATTTAAAGTCAGAGAAATTGCCATTGGGAGGAGCCGGAGTGGTGGGGAGTCTTTCGAATCCTCCGCCAGCAAATTTTTAG